Proteins encoded in a region of the uncultured Erythrobacter sp. genome:
- a CDS encoding CoA transferase — translation MYNLLNDLSIIEVSSFVASPTAGLYCAQMGAEVIRVDHKAGGLDYDRYMLTKEGRSLSWENLNRAKKSVALDLRSGEGRELCVELAAKTGQCITNLPEKSFLSHAAMKAAQPEGAPDMTSVRIMGWHDGRQAMDFTVNAASGYPLMTGPDDWDMKTAPPVNQVLPAWDFITGAYCAFALLAALRHRDASGEGSEMRVPLGDVAIGTVANSGMMAEMLYRDSDRERLGNAIWGAFGRDFRSKDGVRFMVAALTAKQWAGLVEAFGVKTPISKLESEVGVRFADGDDPRFKHRHALFDIFQTVASSHDYAALEARMSAEGCTFEKYRTAHEAANDPALVADNPLFGPSPANPSGFEYPATRSFANLPAQEPGNPAPAPYLGQHSEEVLAERLGLSSGAIGKLVDAGTVALSDKDRH, via the coding sequence ATGTACAATTTACTCAACGACCTCAGCATCATCGAAGTCTCCAGCTTCGTAGCCTCTCCCACGGCAGGCCTGTATTGCGCGCAGATGGGTGCGGAGGTGATCCGCGTCGACCACAAGGCAGGCGGGCTCGACTACGACCGTTACATGCTGACAAAGGAAGGTCGTTCACTCAGCTGGGAAAACCTCAACCGCGCGAAGAAATCGGTGGCGCTCGATTTGCGGAGCGGCGAAGGGCGCGAATTGTGCGTCGAGCTGGCAGCGAAGACTGGGCAGTGCATCACCAACCTGCCGGAGAAGAGCTTTCTCAGCCATGCCGCGATGAAGGCGGCCCAGCCTGAAGGCGCACCCGATATGACGTCGGTGCGGATCATGGGCTGGCATGACGGACGGCAGGCGATGGATTTCACCGTCAACGCTGCCTCCGGCTATCCGCTGATGACCGGGCCGGACGATTGGGACATGAAGACCGCGCCGCCGGTTAATCAGGTGCTTCCGGCTTGGGATTTCATCACCGGTGCTTATTGCGCCTTCGCCCTGCTCGCCGCTCTGCGTCACCGAGACGCTTCTGGCGAGGGCAGCGAAATGCGTGTTCCGCTGGGCGATGTGGCGATTGGCACTGTCGCAAATTCGGGCATGATGGCCGAAATGCTCTATCGCGATTCCGACCGCGAGCGGCTCGGCAATGCGATCTGGGGAGCATTCGGGCGCGATTTCCGCAGCAAGGACGGTGTGCGCTTCATGGTCGCGGCGCTCACCGCCAAGCAATGGGCGGGACTAGTCGAAGCCTTCGGCGTGAAAACTCCGATCAGCAAACTTGAATCAGAAGTCGGGGTCAGATTTGCGGATGGTGATGATCCGCGGTTCAAGCATCGCCACGCTTTGTTCGATATATTCCAGACCGTCGCATCCAGCCACGATTATGCCGCGCTCGAGGCCCGCATGAGCGCCGAAGGATGCACTTTCGAGAAATACCGTACCGCTCACGAAGCGGCGAACGACCCGGCGCTCGTGGCTGACAATCCGCTATTCGGCCCGTCGCCTGCCAATCCGAGCGGGTTTGAGTATCCCGCCACCCGAAGCTTCGCGAACCTACCCGCACAGGAACCGGGCAATCCGGCACCTGCGCCCTATCTCGGCCAGCATTCCGAGGAGGTATTGGCTGAACGCCTTGGTCTTTCGAGCGGTGCGATTGGCAAGCTGGTGGATGCCGGGACGGTGGCTTTGAGTGACAAGGACAGACATTAG
- a CDS encoding acyl-CoA dehydrogenase family protein codes for MNAPADSSQFNQGMDPDTFEQFAEQLERYVKERLIPAEPDVIENDAIPPEIVQEMRDMGLFGISVPEEYGGAGLNTSQYARVVNMMSYAAPAFRSIFSINIGMFASALKNGATEEQRAEWYPKLVEGKIACFGLTEPGSGSDSAAMATTATPDPDGNGWVLNGTKRYITNAPHADVALIMARTEKDALPKNAHVSAFLVPMNSPGVSTGSPDKKMGQSGSHISDIMLDDVKVPGDALLGGETGKGFRFAMQSLDNGRISVGAAATAYARRALDSALRYANERKAFGEPIARFQLIQAMLADSETEIYAAECMMRDVTARADRGENIITKAAAFKVFASEMCGRVVDRVVQIYGGAGYLAEYDAERFYRDARIYRIYEGTTQILQLQIAKHMLREWEKLNG; via the coding sequence ATGAACGCCCCTGCGGATTCCAGTCAGTTTAATCAGGGAATGGATCCAGACACCTTCGAACAATTCGCCGAGCAGCTAGAGCGCTATGTCAAAGAGCGGCTGATCCCGGCAGAGCCAGACGTGATCGAAAATGACGCTATTCCGCCCGAAATCGTGCAGGAAATGCGCGATATGGGCCTGTTCGGGATTTCCGTGCCGGAAGAGTATGGTGGGGCTGGTCTGAACACCTCGCAATATGCCCGCGTGGTCAACATGATGAGCTACGCCGCGCCGGCGTTTCGCTCGATCTTCTCGATCAATATCGGAATGTTTGCGAGCGCCCTGAAGAACGGCGCAACCGAAGAACAGCGCGCCGAATGGTATCCCAAGCTGGTCGAAGGCAAGATTGCCTGTTTCGGCCTTACCGAGCCAGGTTCGGGCAGCGACAGCGCGGCGATGGCGACCACCGCGACTCCCGATCCAGACGGGAACGGATGGGTACTGAACGGCACCAAGCGCTACATCACCAACGCGCCGCACGCCGATGTCGCGCTGATCATGGCGCGGACTGAAAAGGACGCGCTGCCCAAGAACGCGCATGTCAGCGCGTTTCTGGTGCCGATGAATTCACCGGGCGTTTCGACCGGATCGCCCGACAAGAAAATGGGCCAGTCCGGCTCGCACATTTCCGACATCATGCTCGACGATGTGAAAGTTCCGGGCGACGCGTTGCTTGGCGGCGAAACCGGCAAGGGTTTTCGTTTCGCGATGCAGAGCCTCGACAATGGCCGCATTTCCGTCGGCGCAGCGGCGACCGCCTATGCCCGCCGCGCGCTCGACAGCGCGCTGCGCTACGCCAATGAGCGCAAGGCGTTTGGCGAACCGATTGCGCGGTTTCAACTGATCCAAGCGATGCTGGCCGACAGCGAGACCGAGATCTACGCGGCCGAATGCATGATGCGCGATGTGACCGCGCGCGCGGATCGCGGCGAGAACATCATCACCAAGGCCGCAGCGTTCAAGGTCTTCGCCAGCGAGATGTGCGGCCGCGTGGTCGACCGCGTGGTGCAGATCTATGGCGGCGCAGGCTATCTTGCCGAATACGATGCCGAGCGGTTCTATCGCGATGCGCGGATCTATCGCATTTACGAAGGCACCACGCAGATCCTGCAACTCCAGATCGCCAAGCATATGCTGCGCGAATGGGAAAAGTTGAACGGTTAG
- a CDS encoding right-handed parallel beta-helix repeat-containing protein — translation MTHSSISQGNPRQKRIVRTAMGAAVCIAVLAITATASFAQSARGDFTVTETGRSYGSLQSAINAIGNRRGTIAVAPGTYRQCAVQEAGVITYVTEKPGSAVFERKACEGKAALVLRGAGAEVRGLVFRGIYVPDGNGAGIRLEKGSLNIANSWFMDSQQGILTANDPGGRIYIVRSTFSGLGTCENSAGCAHSIYTGNYGELTVKESRFERGQGGHYLKARAGNVTIENNSFDDANGRATNYMIDLPAGSRGLIANNWFIQGRDKENYSAFIAVGAEDNLHSSDGLRVTGNEARFVPGLRRSSVFLADWTGASIALSGNALASGLKQYERR, via the coding sequence ATGACACATTCCTCAATTTCTCAAGGCAACCCTCGGCAAAAGCGCATCGTGCGCACGGCGATGGGGGCGGCGGTCTGCATTGCAGTGCTGGCGATCACGGCTACCGCATCTTTCGCGCAATCGGCGCGGGGAGACTTCACCGTGACCGAGACCGGGCGCAGCTATGGCAGCCTGCAATCGGCGATCAACGCAATCGGCAACCGGCGCGGCACCATCGCAGTGGCTCCTGGCACCTATCGCCAATGCGCGGTGCAGGAAGCAGGCGTAATCACCTATGTCACGGAGAAACCCGGTAGCGCGGTGTTCGAGCGCAAGGCCTGTGAAGGCAAAGCGGCGCTGGTCTTGCGCGGCGCGGGCGCGGAAGTCCGGGGACTCGTGTTTCGCGGGATTTATGTGCCGGATGGCAATGGCGCGGGCATCCGTCTTGAAAAGGGCAGCCTCAACATCGCCAATAGCTGGTTCATGGATAGTCAGCAGGGCATTCTGACAGCCAACGACCCGGGCGGGCGCATCTATATCGTCCGCTCAACCTTCAGCGGGCTTGGCACATGCGAGAATTCCGCCGGCTGCGCGCATTCGATCTACACCGGCAATTACGGCGAGCTGACCGTGAAGGAGAGCCGCTTCGAGCGCGGTCAGGGCGGGCATTATCTCAAGGCCCGCGCCGGTAACGTTACGATTGAGAACAACTCGTTCGACGACGCCAATGGCCGCGCAACCAACTACATGATCGACCTGCCTGCTGGCAGCCGTGGCTTGATCGCCAACAATTGGTTCATCCAGGGGCGCGACAAGGAGAACTACTCCGCCTTCATCGCCGTGGGTGCGGAGGACAATCTGCACTCGTCGGATGGGTTGCGAGTGACCGGCAACGAAGCGCGCTTTGTGCCCGGCCTGCGCCGTTCCAGCGTGTTCCTCGCTGACTGGACTGGTGCAAGCATCGCGCTGTCAGGCAACGCGCTGGCGAGCGGGCTGAAGCAGTACGAGCGGCGGTGA
- a CDS encoding GNAT family N-acetyltransferase, which produces MTAPQPAITIRPEAPGDEETIFALTETAFEPMPFSDGSEPELINRLRADGDLTLSLVAEDAERIVGHIAFSPVTIDDGASDWYGLGPVSVWPELQKQGIGGALIKRGIADLRQAGARGIVLLGSNVYYPRFGFVHEPQLTYPGAPPEFFQCLLLEGELPSGEVKFSPAFG; this is translated from the coding sequence ATGACCGCGCCGCAGCCAGCCATCACCATCCGCCCTGAAGCGCCCGGCGACGAGGAGACCATCTTCGCGCTTACCGAAACGGCGTTCGAGCCGATGCCTTTTTCCGACGGCAGCGAGCCAGAGTTGATCAATCGCCTGCGCGCCGATGGCGATCTGACGCTTTCGCTGGTCGCCGAAGATGCGGAGCGGATTGTTGGCCATATCGCCTTTTCACCGGTCACGATCGATGACGGGGCGAGCGACTGGTATGGTCTGGGCCCGGTATCGGTCTGGCCGGAACTGCAAAAGCAGGGGATCGGCGGCGCACTGATCAAGCGCGGGATCGCGGATCTGCGCCAGGCCGGTGCGCGCGGGATCGTCCTGCTGGGCAGTAATGTCTACTATCCACGCTTCGGCTTCGTTCACGAACCGCAACTGACCTATCCCGGCGCGCCGCCCGAGTTTTTCCAATGCCTGCTGCTCGAAGGCGAGCTACCAAGCGGCGAGGTGAAATTCTCGCCTGCGTTTGGCTAA
- the ribA gene encoding GTP cyclohydrolase II — protein sequence MGKAVRPHPADHGVRSLSECPSPARRAAQAVDALRHGWPVTFAGGPTVLPVETAVASGATSDRMLISAARAATLKLANQRDAAAPHAPVLIRGGEAFDLASAVPIADPALDLTNPLKGPFRAEAIEWSDIASTAMELARIAGILPAFMVDPDSAGEAHSLVASDLDAYSEAGALCIVTRARLPVTASEDAEIIAFRSTADTREHVALIIGDQSGDRAPLVRLHSECLTGDILGSLKCDCGPQLDSALHAMAEHASKDGGWGALLYLRQEGRGIGLINKLRAYRLQDQGFDTVDANQRLGLPDEARDFPVAARMLELIGTTTIRLMTNNPAKVDALTAAGITVTERVQHQLPDNPHNARYLATKRDRSGHLLK from the coding sequence TTGGGAAAAGCCGTCCGACCACATCCCGCTGATCACGGAGTTCGATCTCTGAGCGAATGCCCGTCTCCGGCACGCCGCGCTGCGCAAGCGGTCGATGCGCTGCGTCACGGGTGGCCTGTGACGTTCGCGGGCGGACCAACCGTGCTGCCGGTTGAAACCGCTGTTGCAAGCGGGGCGACGTCAGACCGGATGCTCATTTCCGCAGCGCGTGCAGCGACGCTCAAACTCGCGAATCAGCGCGATGCGGCTGCACCGCACGCACCGGTGCTGATCCGGGGCGGGGAAGCATTCGATCTGGCCAGCGCCGTCCCGATTGCCGATCCAGCACTCGACCTGACCAATCCGCTCAAGGGGCCGTTCAGGGCGGAGGCGATTGAATGGTCTGACATTGCAAGCACAGCGATGGAGCTGGCGCGAATCGCAGGGATCTTGCCAGCCTTCATGGTCGATCCCGACAGTGCAGGAGAAGCGCACTCACTGGTTGCCAGCGATCTCGACGCGTACTCGGAAGCTGGCGCCTTGTGCATCGTCACGCGCGCGCGCCTGCCCGTCACCGCCAGCGAAGATGCCGAGATTATCGCCTTTCGCTCGACAGCAGACACACGCGAACACGTTGCCTTGATCATCGGCGATCAGAGCGGCGACCGCGCGCCGCTGGTCCGGCTCCATTCGGAATGCCTGACAGGCGACATTCTCGGCAGCCTCAAATGCGATTGCGGCCCGCAGCTCGATTCCGCGCTCCACGCGATGGCCGAGCACGCAAGCAAAGATGGCGGATGGGGTGCATTGCTCTACCTGAGGCAGGAAGGGCGCGGGATCGGCCTGATCAACAAACTGCGCGCTTACCGATTGCAAGACCAAGGCTTCGACACGGTCGACGCCAACCAGCGGCTCGGCCTGCCGGACGAAGCACGCGACTTTCCGGTAGCCGCCCGGATGCTCGAACTGATTGGCACGACGACCATTCGGTTGATGACCAACAACCCGGCCAAGGTCGATGCGCTCACCGCAGCCGGCATCACAGTGACCGAACGGGTCCAGCACCAACTGCCCGACAACCCGCACAACGCACGCTATCTCGCAACCAAGCGCGACCGCTCAGGACATTTGCTGAAATGA
- the xth gene encoding exodeoxyribonuclease III, whose translation MISIATWNINSVRLRMPIVEKFAAAESPDVICLQEIKCENDKFPADALAKLGYEHQAVCGQKGYHGVATVSKIPLKEVSRHDWQNNGEARHIGVEVGNTGMVLENVYVPAGGDIPDREKNTKFGQKLDFLERMTRWADKVDAPTMIVGDFNIAPLESDVWSHKQLLKVVSHTPLEVETLDRFRDAHGWVDLGREFIRDPERYFSWWSYRSPDWRKNDRGRRLDHMWASPELAKQATGHRILEDARSWEKPSDHIPLITEFDL comes from the coding sequence ATGATTTCAATCGCCACATGGAACATCAATTCGGTCCGCCTGCGGATGCCTATTGTCGAAAAGTTCGCCGCCGCTGAATCGCCTGACGTGATCTGCCTCCAAGAGATCAAGTGTGAGAACGACAAGTTCCCTGCCGATGCGCTCGCCAAGCTGGGTTACGAGCATCAGGCGGTGTGCGGGCAAAAGGGCTATCACGGGGTCGCTACCGTCAGCAAAATCCCGCTGAAGGAAGTCTCCCGGCACGATTGGCAGAACAATGGCGAAGCGCGTCATATCGGCGTCGAGGTCGGCAACACCGGCATGGTACTCGAGAACGTCTATGTCCCTGCGGGCGGCGATATTCCCGACCGCGAGAAGAACACCAAATTCGGCCAGAAGCTCGACTTTCTGGAACGGATGACGCGCTGGGCTGATAAAGTGGATGCCCCAACGATGATCGTTGGCGATTTCAACATCGCACCACTCGAAAGCGACGTGTGGAGCCACAAACAGCTGCTCAAAGTCGTCAGCCACACTCCGCTCGAGGTCGAAACGCTGGACCGGTTCCGCGATGCGCATGGCTGGGTCGATCTTGGCCGCGAATTCATCCGCGATCCGGAACGGTATTTCAGCTGGTGGTCGTACCGCTCGCCCGACTGGCGCAAGAATGATCGCGGACGGCGGCTCGACCATATGTGGGCCAGCCCTGAATTGGCGAAGCAGGCAACCGGCCACCGTATTCTCGAGGATGCGCGCAGTTGGGAAAAGCCGTCCGACCACATCCCGCTGATCACGGAGTTCGATCTCTGA
- a CDS encoding alkaline phosphatase: protein MIRARSLTALLACAALPLGACTTDAGAPPAVGSVSAAQEVITAEPTRAKNVILFIGDGMGISTITAARIYAGQKRGETGEENLLSFEKFENVALVKTYNTDAQVPDSAGTATAMHSGQKTKIGVLGVGPGVSRGDCASGLANPLPLLGEEVKQRGLALGIVSTARITHATPASVYSRSPDRGWEADNAIPADERGKGCKDIATQLIEADWDLALGGGLGPFFGSEKGGWREDAGADLTAAWSARTGGTYVTDKEALAAAPMDKPVLGLFSTSHMTYEAEKDGTKGASEPTLTDMTAQAIARLRNDPEGYYLMVESGRIDHGHHAGKAGFALEETVEFARAIEYAIDNTDPAETLIMVTADHSHVFTIAGYPRRGNDILGLVVPPAGEISNSEEPRPATDGKPYTTLGYANGPGAIANLAERPVPETGVNAQQQSAIPLRSETHAGEDVALYASGPGAQKARGVIEQNVIYDIIRSAFGWE from the coding sequence ATGATCCGCGCCCGTTCGCTCACTGCTTTGTTGGCTTGCGCCGCCTTGCCGCTCGGCGCCTGCACGACCGACGCTGGCGCTCCGCCTGCGGTTGGCAGCGTCTCAGCTGCGCAGGAGGTGATCACGGCAGAGCCGACGCGCGCGAAAAACGTCATCCTGTTCATAGGCGACGGCATGGGCATATCGACCATCACAGCTGCGCGGATATATGCGGGGCAAAAGCGCGGCGAGACGGGCGAAGAGAACCTGCTGAGCTTCGAGAAGTTTGAAAACGTCGCGCTGGTGAAGACCTACAACACCGACGCACAGGTCCCCGACAGTGCTGGCACGGCGACCGCGATGCATTCGGGCCAGAAGACCAAAATTGGCGTGCTGGGTGTTGGACCTGGCGTGTCGCGCGGCGATTGTGCCTCGGGTCTCGCAAATCCGCTACCCTTGCTGGGCGAGGAAGTGAAGCAGCGCGGTCTGGCGCTCGGGATCGTCTCCACCGCACGAATCACTCATGCGACTCCTGCCAGCGTCTATTCGCGCAGCCCCGACCGCGGTTGGGAAGCAGACAATGCAATCCCCGCCGATGAACGCGGCAAGGGGTGTAAGGATATCGCCACACAGCTGATCGAGGCGGACTGGGATCTCGCCCTGGGCGGCGGACTCGGTCCGTTCTTTGGCAGCGAGAAAGGCGGCTGGCGCGAAGATGCGGGGGCCGACCTGACAGCCGCATGGAGTGCACGGACCGGTGGCACTTATGTGACTGACAAGGAGGCGCTCGCAGCTGCCCCGATGGACAAGCCCGTGCTCGGCCTCTTTTCCACCAGCCATATGACATACGAGGCTGAAAAAGACGGAACCAAGGGTGCCAGCGAACCCACACTGACCGATATGACCGCGCAGGCCATTGCGCGCCTTCGGAATGATCCAGAGGGCTACTACCTGATGGTCGAAAGCGGGCGGATTGATCACGGCCACCACGCGGGCAAGGCGGGCTTTGCGCTCGAAGAGACCGTCGAATTCGCTCGGGCGATCGAATATGCGATCGACAACACCGACCCGGCAGAGACGCTGATCATGGTAACCGCCGATCACAGCCACGTCTTTACCATCGCCGGATACCCGCGGCGCGGGAATGACATTCTCGGGCTGGTGGTGCCTCCAGCGGGTGAGATCAGCAACAGCGAAGAGCCCCGTCCGGCCACTGACGGCAAACCCTACACGACGTTGGGCTATGCCAACGGTCCCGGCGCCATTGCCAACTTGGCCGAACGTCCGGTCCCCGAAACCGGGGTGAATGCTCAGCAACAATCGGCAATCCCGCTCCGCAGCGAAACTCACGCAGGGGAAGACGTCGCGCTCTACGCCAGCGGTCCAGGCGCGCAAAAGGCACGCGGCGTCATCGAGCAAAACGTGATCTACGATATTATTAGGAGTGCTTTTGGCTGGGAGTGA
- a CDS encoding outer membrane lipoprotein carrier protein LolA, which translates to MAGALALALPAGSPLAPIAPAQAQSNAADLDRAVEALRGISTMRADFTQTDRMGGVVRGTMTLKRPGKIRFDYGKDSDLLVISNGRSLYMVDYEVNQVQRWPIKNSPLGALLDPNRDVKRYGTLIPTGSPDVLSVEVRDPKKPEFGTITLIFVRNSRAPGGMQLTNWVALDAQNHRTTVRLTNHRYGMSVAESTFRFRDPRRSSRRPG; encoded by the coding sequence ATGGCTGGCGCCTTGGCGCTCGCGCTTCCTGCAGGATCGCCGTTGGCTCCGATTGCGCCTGCGCAAGCGCAGAGTAACGCAGCCGATCTCGATCGCGCGGTTGAGGCGCTGCGCGGCATTTCGACTATGCGCGCGGATTTCACCCAGACCGATCGGATGGGCGGCGTCGTACGCGGCACCATGACACTCAAACGCCCGGGCAAGATCCGCTTCGACTACGGCAAGGATTCCGACCTGCTCGTCATTTCCAACGGCAGATCGCTCTATATGGTCGATTATGAGGTCAATCAGGTACAGCGTTGGCCGATCAAGAATTCACCGCTGGGCGCACTGCTCGATCCCAACCGCGACGTGAAGCGTTACGGCACCTTGATTCCAACTGGCAGCCCCGACGTGCTCAGCGTCGAAGTGCGCGATCCAAAGAAGCCGGAATTCGGCACGATTACTCTCATTTTCGTGCGAAATTCGCGCGCACCGGGCGGGATGCAGCTCACCAACTGGGTCGCTCTCGACGCGCAGAATCACCGCACCACCGTAAGGCTTACGAATCACCGCTATGGAATGTCGGTCGCAGAGAGCACTTTTCGGTTCCGCGATCCGCGCCGCTCGTCTCGTCGACCGGGGTGA
- the rpmG gene encoding 50S ribosomal protein L33 produces MAKPATVKIKLVSTEGTGFYYVTKKNPRNITEKMVFRKYDPVAKKHVEFKEAKIK; encoded by the coding sequence ATGGCGAAGCCCGCAACCGTCAAGATCAAGCTCGTCTCGACCGAGGGCACGGGCTTTTACTACGTGACCAAAAAGAACCCGCGCAACATCACCGAGAAGATGGTGTTCCGTAAGTACGATCCAGTCGCGAAGAAGCACGTCGAGTTCAAGGAAGCCAAGATCAAGTAA